The following proteins come from a genomic window of Dongia rigui:
- the pstB gene encoding phosphate ABC transporter ATP-binding protein PstB, translating into MNAISPSLAKMHGRKVTVHYGQKQALFDVDLDVPERMVTALIGPSGCGKSTFLRCLNRMNDVIDGCKVGGEITLDGQDIYDQKLDVVMLRARIGMVFQKPNPFPKSIYDNVAYGPRIHGMAGTKGELDEIVRSSLEKAGLWNEVKERLDQPGTGLSGGQQQRLCIARAIAVSPEVILMDEPCSALDPIATAKIEELIDELRENFTIVIVTHSMQQAARVSQKTAFFHLGHLIEWGDTEQIFTSPKDERTQGYITGRFG; encoded by the coding sequence ATGAACGCCATCTCTCCCTCACTCGCGAAAATGCATGGCCGCAAGGTGACCGTGCATTACGGTCAGAAGCAGGCCCTGTTCGACGTCGATCTCGACGTGCCGGAACGCATGGTGACCGCCCTCATCGGCCCGTCGGGCTGCGGCAAATCGACCTTCCTGCGCTGCCTCAACCGCATGAACGACGTCATCGACGGCTGCAAGGTCGGCGGCGAGATCACGCTCGATGGCCAGGACATCTACGACCAGAAGCTCGATGTCGTCATGCTGCGGGCCCGGATCGGCATGGTGTTCCAGAAGCCCAATCCCTTCCCGAAGTCGATCTATGATAACGTCGCCTATGGCCCGCGCATCCACGGCATGGCCGGCACCAAGGGCGAGCTCGACGAAATCGTCCGCTCCAGCCTTGAAAAAGCGGGTCTGTGGAACGAAGTGAAGGAACGCCTGGATCAGCCGGGTACCGGCCTTTCCGGCGGCCAGCAGCAGCGTCTGTGCATCGCCCGCGCCATTGCGGTCAGCCCCGAAGTGATCCTGATGGACGAACCCTGTTCGGCCTTGGATCCGATCGCTACGGCCAAGATCGAGGAATTGATTGACGAACTCCGGGAAAACTTCACCATCGTCATCGTGACCCATTCGATGCAGCAGGCTGCCCGCGTCAGCCAGAAGACCGCCTTCTTCCATCTCGGTCATCTGATCGAATGGGGCGATACGGAACAGATTTTCACCAGCCCGAAGGACGAGCGGACCCAGGGCTATATCACCGGCCGGTTCGGCTGA
- a CDS encoding CHASE2 domain-containing protein, which produces MGFVNSIGSFFGRIARAKFGRIEGIIIPIALLMAALTLRTYDPPMVQQMRNIVFDNYQRITPRPYDPTVPIRIGDIDEKSLNIFGQWPWSRSQMARIIDRLRELGAAVVALDIIYAESDRTAPAAVAKNLPDDGSFDAAKQMLLKLPDPDQDLAQSLAQIPTVVPFAALGADPQRPQMLPLRKAGYAFAGDNPDQFIAPWRYWVSSLPELEKTAAGIGSVNADPDPDGIIRQVSLFLKLPDPGNPTPYYPSMAAETLRIAQGQTTYAIKSSGASGVISFGEHTGISVVKIGQALVPTTPQGAVILYDSGHQAERFFSLADLMSPDFDPSIVAGRIIFIGSSVEGLKDYKPTPNDESMTGVEIHAQIAEQIFSSKYLQRPDWADGLEWVTLTVLGAVLTILAQLRRALVGFGIAAFGILGSFGASYYMFQYQGFLLDPLYPAGAAFLIFVTATLIGYVRTEQEKAQVRGAFSLYLSPVLVDQVSKNREQLKLGGENRDLTVMFCDIRGFTKMSEGLDPQQLTHVINQFLTPMTDIIQANGGTIDKYIGDCIMAFWNAPLDIPQHERKAVLAAYGMRSELVRLNETLAAEAAATGAKKIEIKIGIGLNTGIACVGNMGSKQRFGYSALGDTVNTASRLESLSPAYFVDLVLGEETAAAAPDFALLELDQVRVKGKNVPVRIYTGLGDEKVAQSNSFVALKSLHDAMLAAYRHQSWSSAKASLALAREAAPESLGRFYDMYEARIAEYAANPPPEDWDGVYVAMTKGG; this is translated from the coding sequence ATGGGGTTCGTGAACAGCATCGGCAGCTTCTTCGGGCGCATCGCGCGCGCGAAATTCGGCCGTATTGAAGGCATCATCATCCCCATTGCCCTGCTGATGGCGGCGCTGACCTTGCGCACCTACGACCCGCCCATGGTTCAGCAGATGCGCAATATCGTGTTCGACAACTATCAGCGCATCACGCCGCGCCCTTATGACCCGACCGTGCCAATCCGCATCGGTGATATCGACGAAAAAAGCCTCAATATCTTTGGCCAATGGCCGTGGTCGCGCTCGCAGATGGCGCGCATCATCGATCGCCTGCGCGAGCTTGGCGCCGCCGTTGTGGCACTCGACATCATCTATGCCGAATCGGATCGCACCGCACCCGCGGCGGTCGCCAAGAACCTGCCGGATGACGGCAGCTTCGACGCAGCCAAGCAGATGCTGCTGAAACTGCCGGATCCCGACCAGGATCTCGCCCAGTCGCTGGCACAGATTCCGACGGTGGTTCCCTTCGCGGCCCTCGGTGCCGATCCGCAACGGCCGCAGATGCTTCCATTGCGCAAAGCGGGTTATGCCTTCGCGGGCGACAATCCGGATCAATTCATCGCGCCCTGGCGGTATTGGGTGTCGTCGCTGCCGGAACTCGAAAAGACCGCCGCCGGCATCGGCTCGGTGAATGCCGACCCGGACCCGGACGGCATCATCCGCCAGGTGTCGCTGTTCCTGAAGCTGCCGGATCCGGGCAACCCGACGCCTTACTATCCGTCGATGGCCGCCGAAACGCTGCGCATCGCGCAAGGGCAGACGACCTATGCCATCAAATCCTCTGGTGCCAGCGGGGTGATATCCTTCGGCGAACACACCGGGATCTCGGTCGTGAAAATCGGCCAGGCCCTGGTGCCGACCACGCCCCAGGGCGCTGTAATTCTCTATGATTCCGGCCATCAGGCCGAGCGTTTCTTTTCGCTGGCCGATCTGATGTCGCCGGATTTCGATCCCAGCATCGTCGCTGGCCGGATCATCTTCATCGGCAGTTCGGTCGAAGGTTTGAAGGATTACAAACCGACACCCAACGACGAGTCGATGACCGGGGTCGAGATCCATGCCCAGATTGCCGAGCAGATTTTCAGCAGCAAATATCTGCAGCGACCAGATTGGGCGGATGGATTGGAATGGGTCACCCTCACCGTTCTTGGTGCCGTTCTCACAATCCTCGCGCAGTTGCGGCGAGCACTTGTTGGCTTCGGCATAGCGGCCTTCGGCATCCTCGGATCCTTTGGCGCATCCTATTACATGTTTCAGTATCAGGGGTTCCTGCTCGACCCGCTCTATCCCGCCGGGGCTGCCTTCCTGATCTTCGTGACCGCGACGCTCATCGGTTATGTCCGCACCGAGCAGGAGAAGGCGCAGGTGCGCGGGGCGTTTTCGCTTTACCTGTCGCCGGTGCTGGTCGACCAGGTCTCAAAGAACCGCGAGCAGTTGAAGCTGGGTGGCGAGAATCGCGATCTCACTGTGATGTTCTGCGATATCCGCGGCTTCACCAAAATGTCGGAAGGCTTGGATCCACAGCAGCTGACTCATGTGATCAACCAGTTCCTCACCCCCATGACCGATATCATCCAGGCCAATGGCGGCACGATCGACAAGTATATCGGCGATTGCATCATGGCGTTCTGGAACGCCCCGCTCGACATTCCGCAGCATGAGCGCAAAGCCGTGCTGGCCGCCTATGGCATGCGCAGCGAACTGGTGCGATTGAACGAGACGCTGGCGGCAGAGGCGGCGGCGACGGGCGCCAAGAAGATCGAGATCAAGATCGGCATCGGCCTCAACACCGGCATCGCCTGCGTCGGCAATATGGGGTCGAAGCAGCGCTTCGGCTATTCGGCGCTGGGCGACACGGTCAACACCGCCTCGCGCCTGGAGAGCCTGTCACCGGCCTATTTCGTCGATCTGGTGCTGGGCGAGGAAACCGCAGCGGCGGCGCCCGATTTCGCCCTGCTGGAGCTGGATCAGGTGCGTGTCAAAGGCAAGAACGTGCCGGTGCGCATCTATACCGGTTTGGGTGATGAAAAGGTGGCGCAGTCCAACAGCTTCGTCGCCTTGAAGAGCCTGCACGACGCGATGCTGGCGGCCTATCGCCACCAGTCCTGGTCATCGGCCAAGGCGTCGCTGGCGCTGGCACGCGAGGCGGCACCAGAATCGCTCGGCCGTTTCTATGACATGTACGAAGCCCGCATCGCCGAATACGCCGCCAATCCGCCACCCGAAGATTGGGACGGCGTCTATGTGGCGATGACGAAGGGTGGGTAA
- the phoB gene encoding phosphate regulon transcriptional regulator PhoB — MPRGDAATDGRAKPVVLVVEDEPALLTLLKYNLEAEGYRVVEAMNGEEALVKAREETPDLILLDWMLPLVSGIEVCRQIRRTPDLKSAAIIMLTAKGEEADKIRGLETGADDYVTKPFSPSELMARAKAALRRARPQSGDENLTYADLEMDLATHRVRRDNKDLHLGPTEFRLLKFLMENQGRVFSREQLLDHVWGRDIYVEPRTVDVHIRRLRKAINVDGLPDLIRTVRSAGYALDIED, encoded by the coding sequence ATGCCGCGCGGTGACGCAGCAACTGACGGGCGTGCCAAGCCCGTCGTGCTGGTGGTCGAAGACGAACCGGCCCTGCTGACGTTGCTCAAATACAACCTCGAAGCCGAAGGCTACCGGGTTGTGGAGGCAATGAATGGCGAGGAAGCGCTGGTGAAGGCGCGGGAAGAAACGCCCGACCTCATCCTCCTCGACTGGATGCTGCCGCTGGTCTCGGGCATCGAAGTGTGCCGCCAGATCCGCCGCACGCCGGATTTGAAATCCGCCGCCATCATCATGCTGACGGCTAAGGGCGAGGAAGCCGACAAGATCCGCGGCCTCGAGACCGGCGCCGATGATTATGTGACCAAGCCCTTCAGCCCCTCCGAGCTGATGGCCCGCGCCAAGGCGGCCCTGCGCCGTGCCCGGCCGCAATCGGGTGACGAGAACCTCACCTACGCCGATCTCGAAATGGATCTCGCGACCCACCGTGTCCGCCGCGACAACAAGGATCTGCATCTGGGGCCGACGGAATTCCGCCTGCTGAAGTTCCTGATGGAAAACCAGGGCCGCGTCTTCTCGCGCGAGCAGCTCCTCGACCATGTCTGGGGCCGCGACATCTATGTCGAGCCGCGCACGGTCGACGTCCATATCCGGCGCCTGCGCAAGGCCATCAATGTCGACGGCCTGCCCGACCTCATCCGCACGGTGCGGTCGGCCGGTTACGCCCTCGATATCGAGGATTAA
- the phoU gene encoding phosphate signaling complex protein PhoU has product MPQKATDHIVKSFDEELRRLRDQILAMGGRAEAQLGDAIQALARRDSDKAVRVIESDKGIDALEMTVAQDSLKILALRQPMAKDLREVIAAIKISADIERIGDYAKNIAKRTLQLNQQAPLKPTGSIPRMGELAIKLISAVLSAYANDDAEGLIAAWRSDESIDEMYNSLFRELLTYMMEDPRNIGASTHLLFIAKNIERIGDHATNIAETVHFLVHGKPIDETRPKGDTTNVAIHG; this is encoded by the coding sequence ATGCCCCAGAAAGCCACCGACCACATCGTCAAGAGCTTCGACGAAGAACTCCGGCGCTTGCGCGACCAGATCCTCGCCATGGGCGGCCGCGCCGAAGCCCAGCTTGGCGACGCCATCCAGGCCTTGGCCAGGCGCGATTCCGACAAGGCGGTGCGCGTCATTGAAAGCGACAAGGGCATCGATGCGCTGGAAATGACGGTCGCCCAGGATTCGCTCAAGATCCTGGCGCTGCGCCAGCCGATGGCCAAGGACCTCCGCGAAGTCATCGCCGCCATCAAGATCTCGGCTGATATCGAGCGCATCGGCGATTATGCCAAGAACATTGCCAAGCGCACGCTGCAGCTCAACCAGCAGGCGCCGCTGAAGCCCACGGGGTCGATCCCGCGCATGGGCGAACTGGCGATCAAGCTCATCAGCGCGGTTCTCTCGGCCTATGCCAATGACGATGCCGAAGGGCTGATCGCGGCCTGGCGCTCGGATGAGAGCATCGACGAGATGTACAACTCGCTCTTCCGCGAACTGCTCACCTATATGATGGAAGACCCGCGCAATATCGGCGCCTCGACCCATCTGCTGTTCATTGCCAAGAACATCGAGCGTATCGGCGACCACGCCACGAACATCGCCGAAACGGTCCATTTCCTGGTGCATGGCAAGCCGATCGACGAGACCCGACCCAAGGGAGATACGACCAATGTTGCGATCCATGGCTGA
- a CDS encoding flavin monoamine oxidase family protein: MQSSCDLVIIGAGAAGLAAARAARDAGLNIEVVEAASRIGGRGYTDLTTFPAPFDLGCQWLHAATINPYTKAADRLGFRYRKSNFNYRIHDGKWWLNERLVDEFGQSLAATYDRIAAAGAAGDDGPAARSIDPADDWAPLFRRAYTGYMAWPPEEVSTYDTSRFHFTDEDWPVEDGYGALIAAEGADIEVNLDCPVKSIDWGSNEVMVGTARGMIFCRAVLVTVSIAVLKAERIKFFPLLPDWKLDALDRLQMGHAEKAGFWLKRDIFAGMDPHFAMLNWEDAPTAGFLCKPFDRPMVTMFASGPFARDLFAQGSDAAIAEARSLLTKVFGADIQKEIVTACATNWVNDPYILGAYSVLSPHGGEARAELAQPIENRVFFAGEAASSDGFSTAHGAYNSGMAAVDLITKALK, encoded by the coding sequence ATGCAATCTTCATGTGATTTGGTCATCATCGGCGCGGGTGCTGCGGGATTGGCCGCCGCGAGAGCCGCCCGCGACGCCGGGCTCAATATCGAAGTCGTCGAAGCCGCGTCGCGCATCGGCGGGCGCGGGTATACCGACCTGACCACGTTTCCGGCACCCTTCGACCTGGGTTGCCAATGGCTGCATGCCGCGACGATCAACCCCTATACCAAGGCCGCCGACCGCCTCGGCTTCCGCTACCGCAAGAGCAATTTCAACTACCGCATCCATGACGGCAAATGGTGGCTGAACGAGCGGCTTGTCGACGAATTCGGTCAGAGCCTCGCCGCCACCTATGACCGCATCGCCGCCGCGGGTGCTGCCGGAGATGACGGACCGGCGGCCCGTTCCATCGACCCGGCGGATGACTGGGCCCCCCTCTTCCGCCGCGCCTATACCGGTTACATGGCCTGGCCGCCCGAGGAGGTCTCGACCTACGACACCTCGCGCTTCCATTTCACCGATGAGGACTGGCCGGTCGAGGACGGCTATGGCGCGCTCATCGCCGCGGAAGGTGCCGATATCGAGGTCAATCTCGACTGCCCGGTGAAATCGATCGATTGGGGCAGCAACGAGGTGATGGTCGGCACGGCGCGCGGCATGATCTTCTGCCGGGCTGTGCTGGTCACGGTGTCCATTGCCGTGCTGAAGGCCGAGCGGATCAAGTTTTTCCCGCTGCTACCGGATTGGAAGCTGGATGCGCTCGACCGCCTGCAGATGGGCCATGCGGAGAAGGCCGGCTTCTGGCTGAAGCGGGATATCTTTGCCGGCATGGATCCGCATTTCGCCATGCTGAACTGGGAAGACGCCCCCACCGCCGGTTTCCTGTGCAAGCCCTTCGACCGGCCCATGGTGACGATGTTCGCGAGCGGCCCCTTTGCGCGCGATCTTTTCGCGCAAGGGTCCGATGCTGCCATCGCGGAGGCCAGATCCCTGCTCACCAAGGTCTTCGGCGCCGACATCCAGAAGGAGATCGTCACCGCCTGCGCCACCAATTGGGTCAACGACCCCTATATCCTTGGCGCTTATTCGGTCCTCTCGCCCCATGGCGGCGAGGCCCGGGCGGAACTCGCACAGCCGATCGAGAACCGCGTCTTCTTTGCCGGCGAGGCCGCCTCCAGCGACGGCTTCTCGACCGCGCACGGCGCCTATAACAGCGGCATGGCGGCCGTCGATCTCATTACCAAGGCCTTGAAATAA